A section of the Prochlorococcus sp. MIT 1341 genome encodes:
- a CDS encoding cytochrome c oxidase subunit II, with translation MPTPSAIFTVLAGIVLVIGGLWLGQNIDLLPNSASSNAPIYDELFKVLFSIGAILFIGMMGLVVYSLIRFRRKPGETGDGIPLEGNLPLEILWTAVPAVVILFIGLYSYDIYDRMGGMTSLSNQGHDHSITKSNERIWGGVGISTNQLGNSSEMNPLAIEVTAMQFAFLFHYPEGDILTGELHVPTGKPVSLKMESNDVIHAFWVPEFRLKQDVIPGQTTILNFTPTKTGKYPVICAELCGPYHGGMRSTVIVEEPEAFDSWLTKNAKPIASET, from the coding sequence GTGCCGACTCCCTCGGCAATTTTTACAGTTTTAGCGGGGATAGTCCTTGTAATCGGGGGCCTCTGGCTAGGACAAAATATTGATCTACTTCCCAATAGTGCTAGCAGTAATGCTCCTATATATGACGAGCTGTTCAAAGTGCTCTTCAGCATTGGAGCAATCCTATTCATTGGGATGATGGGATTAGTGGTCTATAGCCTTATTCGTTTCCGAAGGAAGCCAGGTGAAACAGGAGACGGAATACCTCTTGAAGGCAATCTTCCTTTAGAAATTTTATGGACAGCGGTCCCTGCTGTTGTCATTCTCTTTATAGGCCTATACAGCTACGACATCTATGACCGCATGGGTGGAATGACATCTTTATCAAATCAAGGTCATGATCATTCAATAACTAAATCCAATGAGCGTATCTGGGGAGGGGTTGGGATAAGTACAAATCAGCTAGGCAATTCAAGTGAAATGAATCCATTAGCAATAGAAGTCACAGCAATGCAATTTGCGTTTTTATTTCACTATCCTGAAGGGGATATTCTTACCGGTGAGTTGCATGTTCCAACCGGAAAACCTGTCAGCCTAAAAATGGAATCTAATGATGTAATTCATGCGTTCTGGGTTCCTGAATTTCGCCTCAAACAAGATGTAATCCCAGGCCAAACTACTATTCTAAACTTTACTCCTACGAAAACTGGTAAATACCCAGTCATTTGTGCAGAGCTATGCGGCCCATACCATGGAGGTATGCGGTCAACAGTAATAGTCGAAGAGCCTGAGGCCTTCGATAGTTGGCTTACCAAAAATGCCAAACCAATTGCTTCGGAAACATGA
- a CDS encoding COX15/CtaA family protein — protein sequence MTTSSKPMIRWRLSQLAAHLVVALVALVVIGGATRVMEAGLACPDWPLCFGSFLPGRQMNLQVFLEWFHRLDAFFVGLALLIQMVLSHLRRNELPSWAPPTCAILFFLVIFQGALGALTVFDLLPSGVVTAHLACGLLLLVGVTALSQGLSSSRQKSPPLFWRLMSVTSLVGVLCQCLLGGRMATTWAAQRCFLNGQSCEWLHWHRFVAMPVALCVFAFVISSLAVGGWPRSQWPWLSATLGLVGLQISVGVLSAKLELSNPSVTVAHQLIAALLVALLSSLAFKGPQEYPQVRALGDSSFLETCNG from the coding sequence ATGACCACCTCATCAAAACCAATGATTAGATGGCGCCTTTCTCAGTTGGCAGCCCATCTTGTTGTAGCCCTTGTGGCTCTGGTCGTTATAGGAGGTGCCACAAGAGTTATGGAGGCTGGGTTGGCATGCCCAGACTGGCCTCTTTGCTTCGGTTCTTTTCTGCCTGGCCGTCAGATGAATCTCCAGGTCTTTCTAGAGTGGTTTCATCGATTAGACGCGTTCTTTGTTGGGTTGGCCTTATTGATTCAAATGGTTTTATCGCACTTAAGGCGAAATGAATTGCCAAGTTGGGCTCCTCCTACATGTGCAATTTTGTTCTTTTTGGTCATTTTTCAAGGAGCTTTAGGTGCCTTGACAGTATTTGATCTTTTGCCTTCGGGAGTTGTTACGGCTCATTTAGCCTGTGGACTTTTGCTTTTAGTCGGAGTGACTGCTCTTTCTCAAGGCTTAAGCAGCTCGAGGCAAAAGTCTCCTCCTTTGTTTTGGCGTTTAATGAGCGTTACATCACTTGTGGGAGTTCTTTGTCAGTGCCTTTTGGGGGGGCGAATGGCAACTACTTGGGCTGCTCAAAGATGTTTCTTGAATGGACAGTCTTGCGAATGGCTGCATTGGCATCGTTTCGTCGCGATGCCAGTTGCATTATGTGTGTTTGCATTTGTGATCAGCTCTCTTGCTGTAGGTGGTTGGCCTCGTAGTCAATGGCCCTGGTTATCAGCGACTCTTGGTTTAGTTGGCCTTCAGATCAGTGTTGGGGTGTTATCAGCAAAACTTGAACTTTCTAATCCATCTGTGACAGTTGCCCACCAGCTAATCGCAGCTTTACTTGTTGCGTTGTTGTCATCCCTTGCTTTCAAGGGCCCTCAGGAGTATCCACAAGTGAGAGCCCTAGGTGATTCATCTTTTTTGGAGACTTGCAATGGTTAG
- a CDS encoding heme o synthase: MVSTSPELFKEDVSRKKVVPSRRLVKLPAWLEVAKPRLIPLLLATTVGGMALSEGWPLSLPRFICTLCGGALAAAAAAILNCLWEQELDGRMLRTSGRALPSGRISSTSVFLGAIVCTFISAVLLSVGVNYLAASLSLLGLCSYVLLYTVWLKPRTSKNIVIGGVAGAIPPLVGAAAASGYIGWGGWWLFGLVMVWTPAHFWALAMLLREDYRSVGIPMLPVVKGTGFTARAINRYGWATALLSCFGVWALPEGGLFYGLMMVPFNFRLLQMVFRLGEEPDDIERAKGLFRWSILYMFGVCLILVMSRLPLSVDFHHQSLELIKHFSIGLEIV; encoded by the coding sequence ATGGTTAGTACTTCTCCTGAGTTGTTTAAAGAAGATGTCTCTAGGAAGAAGGTTGTCCCATCAAGACGACTTGTAAAGCTTCCCGCCTGGTTAGAAGTTGCTAAACCCAGGTTGATCCCTCTCCTTTTGGCTACAACCGTTGGTGGAATGGCATTGAGCGAAGGTTGGCCTTTGTCTTTGCCGAGATTTATTTGCACCCTTTGTGGTGGTGCATTAGCAGCAGCAGCAGCAGCAATATTGAATTGCCTTTGGGAACAGGAACTTGACGGCAGGATGCTACGAACGAGTGGTAGAGCCTTACCTTCGGGCCGAATCTCTTCTACCTCTGTTTTCCTTGGGGCAATTGTTTGCACTTTCATTTCAGCAGTTTTATTAAGTGTTGGTGTTAATTACTTAGCGGCATCTTTGTCTTTGCTTGGTCTTTGTAGTTATGTTCTTTTATATACAGTTTGGCTGAAGCCACGCACTTCAAAAAATATCGTTATTGGAGGTGTTGCAGGAGCTATTCCGCCTCTTGTAGGTGCAGCTGCTGCAAGTGGATATATCGGATGGGGTGGTTGGTGGTTATTTGGCTTGGTGATGGTTTGGACTCCGGCACACTTTTGGGCTTTAGCAATGTTGCTTCGCGAAGATTACCGTTCGGTAGGAATTCCAATGCTTCCTGTAGTTAAGGGAACTGGATTTACGGCTAGGGCAATTAATCGTTATGGCTGGGCTACTGCATTGTTAAGTTGTTTCGGGGTTTGGGCTTTACCTGAAGGAGGACTTTTTTATGGGTTAATGATGGTTCCTTTTAATTTCCGTCTTCTTCAAATGGTTTTTCGACTAGGAGAGGAGCCAGATGATATCGAACGAGCAAAAGGTTTATTTAGATGGTCGATTCTTTATATGTTTGGGGTCTGTTTAATCTTAGTTATGAGTCGGTTGCCTTTATCAGTTGACTTTCACCACCAGTCATTGGAATTGATTAAACATTTTTCTATTGGCTTGGAGATTGTCTAA
- a CDS encoding ABC transporter ATP-binding protein codes for MKMIELEGIQKSFGSIEALCGLELTVPEGSLYGLLGPNGAGKTSTLRIITTLLAPDSGRVQVSGINALTDPDSVRSQLGYVAQEVAIDKILTGRELLEFQADLYHLNHERKMEMIASMIKRLEMDSWIDRRCGTYSGGMRRRLDLAAGLLHQPQLLVLDEPTVGLDMESRTIVWELLTELKSKGVTILLSSHYLEEIEIMADHIAIIDKGRVIAEGTPDQLKNELGGDRVTLRVREFSDENESNKVRKLLENVEGVKQVVVNRSQGFSLNLVVDGETVLPRLREQLCNANFPIFALAQSRPSLDDVYLQATGRTLMDAELAVAGKRDSKLEAKQRMR; via the coding sequence ATGAAAATGATTGAATTGGAAGGAATTCAAAAATCTTTTGGGTCTATTGAGGCTTTATGTGGATTGGAATTGACTGTCCCAGAAGGATCTTTGTATGGACTTCTTGGACCAAATGGAGCAGGTAAAACTTCGACACTTCGGATCATTACTACTCTGCTTGCTCCAGACTCAGGGCGAGTGCAAGTAAGTGGGATAAATGCACTAACTGATCCAGATTCTGTGAGAAGTCAGTTGGGTTATGTGGCGCAGGAGGTTGCTATTGACAAGATTTTAACCGGCCGAGAATTATTGGAGTTCCAAGCAGATCTATATCACTTGAACCATGAGAGGAAAATGGAAATGATTGCTTCCATGATTAAGCGACTTGAGATGGACTCTTGGATTGATAGACGTTGCGGAACTTATTCGGGCGGAATGAGACGAAGGCTTGATTTGGCTGCTGGTTTATTGCATCAACCTCAGTTATTGGTATTAGATGAGCCGACAGTGGGTTTAGACATGGAAAGCCGTACAATTGTTTGGGAATTGTTAACAGAATTAAAGTCTAAAGGAGTAACAATTCTCTTAAGTAGTCACTATCTTGAGGAAATAGAAATAATGGCTGACCACATTGCAATTATTGATAAAGGTCGAGTTATTGCAGAAGGAACACCTGATCAACTAAAAAATGAACTTGGTGGCGACCGTGTGACGCTAAGGGTTAGAGAGTTTAGTGATGAGAATGAATCGAATAAGGTCAGAAAGCTTTTGGAAAATGTTGAAGGAGTTAAGCAGGTGGTTGTTAATAGATCTCAAGGCTTTTCTCTAAACCTTGTCGTAGACGGCGAGACGGTTTTGCCTCGATTACGCGAACAGTTATGTAACGCTAACTTTCCGATCTTCGCGCTTGCTCAGAGCCGTCCCAGTTTGGATGATGTTTACTTACAGGCAACTGGGAGGACTCTGATGGACGCAGAGCTGGCAGTCGCTGGCAAAAGGGATTCAAAACTTGAAGCCAAACAAAGGATGCGTTGA
- a CDS encoding ABC transporter permease translates to MNGQFTGQRVLAPDRSRWLDLFQETFALTRRLFIQLVRRPSTLIAGILQPLIWLLLFGALFSKAPEGLVPGGDSYGSFLGAGVIVFTAFSGALNAGLPVMFDREFGFLNRLLVAPLRSRSSIVFASVIYITTISLIQCFAIMGTASFIGYGWPGKSGLLIVLFTLLLLVFSVTALSLGLAFALPGHIELIAVIFIVNLPLLFASTALAPLSFMPIWLGWLAALNPLTFAIEPIRAAYGGPLDLNTVLINAPYGAVNGYGCLSVLMALSLGLFFLIRPMLNRKLS, encoded by the coding sequence ATGAATGGCCAATTCACCGGACAGAGAGTTCTTGCGCCTGATAGAAGCAGATGGCTCGATCTGTTCCAGGAAACTTTTGCGTTAACTCGTCGTCTTTTCATCCAACTTGTGCGGCGGCCTTCAACTTTGATTGCCGGGATTCTGCAGCCTTTGATTTGGTTGCTTTTATTTGGGGCACTTTTTTCAAAAGCCCCTGAGGGCCTTGTCCCTGGAGGAGATAGTTATGGAAGTTTCCTAGGAGCAGGGGTCATTGTTTTCACCGCGTTTAGTGGTGCTTTGAATGCAGGCCTGCCAGTGATGTTTGATCGTGAATTTGGATTTCTTAATCGCTTGCTGGTTGCGCCTCTAAGAAGTCGAAGCTCGATCGTTTTCGCATCGGTTATCTATATAACAACGATCAGTCTTATTCAATGTTTTGCAATTATGGGAACTGCTTCATTCATTGGGTATGGCTGGCCAGGAAAAAGTGGTCTTTTGATTGTTCTTTTCACTTTGTTGTTACTAGTTTTCTCTGTTACAGCTCTTAGCCTGGGCTTAGCTTTTGCTTTACCGGGACATATTGAATTGATTGCTGTTATTTTTATTGTTAATCTGCCTCTCCTCTTCGCTAGCACAGCTTTAGCTCCTTTGTCATTTATGCCTATATGGTTGGGCTGGCTAGCAGCGCTTAATCCGCTTACCTTTGCAATAGAACCCATCCGTGCTGCTTATGGTGGCCCTCTTGATCTAAATACTGTTCTAATTAATGCTCCTTATGGTGCTGTGAACGGTTATGGGTGTTTGAGTGTGCTGATGGCTCTTTCCTTGGGACTCTTCTTTTTGATCCGCCCAATGTTGAACCGTAAACTCTCCTAA
- the groL gene encoding chaperonin GroEL (60 kDa chaperone family; promotes refolding of misfolded polypeptides especially under stressful conditions; forms two stacked rings of heptamers to form a barrel-shaped 14mer; ends can be capped by GroES; misfolded proteins enter the barrel where they are refolded when GroES binds) gives MTKLLSFSDESRSALEKGVNSLANAVRVTIGPRGRNVVLEKKFGAPDIVNDGVTIAKEIELEDPFENIGAKLIEQVASKTKEKAGDGTTTATVLAQAMVHEGLRNTAAGASPIELRRGMEKAAKFAVEELSKLSKTVGSGEAIGQVATVSAGGDEEIGQIVADAMEKVSVDGVITVEESKSLATELEITEGMAFDRGYSSPYFVTDGERQICEFENALLLITDKKISAISDLVPVLEAVQKESTPLVILAEEVEGEALATLVVNKNRGVLKVAAVRAPSFGERRKAALSDIAVLTGGTLISEDRAMSLEKVSLSDLGKARKITIRKDKTTIVTNNENIKSVKERVESIKRELESTDSEYDREKLSERIAKLAGGVAVIKVGAPTETELKNRKLRIEDALNATRAAVEEGIVPGGGTTLLQISQKLNDLRKKLIGDERTGVEIVQRALNAPVRQIAINSGENGDVVVSEIKRLGKGFNALNGSYEDLLKAGIIDASKVIRLALQDAISIASLLITTEVVIADKPEPPAPAGPEGGADPMGGMGGMGGMGMPGMGGMGGMGGMGGMGGMGMPGMM, from the coding sequence ATGACAAAACTCCTAAGCTTTTCAGACGAATCTCGCAGCGCCCTAGAAAAAGGTGTCAACTCCCTGGCCAATGCTGTAAGAGTAACGATTGGTCCAAGGGGAAGAAATGTAGTACTAGAAAAAAAATTCGGAGCTCCTGACATCGTCAACGATGGAGTCACCATTGCAAAAGAAATAGAGCTTGAAGATCCATTTGAAAACATTGGCGCAAAGCTGATCGAACAAGTTGCTTCTAAAACAAAAGAAAAAGCTGGAGATGGAACCACAACTGCAACAGTTTTAGCTCAAGCCATGGTTCATGAAGGTCTTAGAAATACAGCAGCTGGCGCAAGTCCTATTGAGCTAAGAAGAGGAATGGAGAAGGCAGCCAAATTTGCTGTGGAAGAATTATCTAAGCTCAGCAAAACCGTAGGCAGTGGTGAAGCAATTGGACAAGTCGCGACTGTCAGTGCAGGAGGAGACGAGGAAATAGGGCAAATAGTTGCGGATGCAATGGAAAAAGTAAGCGTTGATGGAGTAATCACCGTTGAAGAATCAAAATCCCTTGCCACAGAGCTTGAGATCACAGAAGGGATGGCCTTTGACCGAGGCTATAGCTCCCCATACTTCGTTACAGATGGGGAACGTCAGATATGCGAGTTCGAAAATGCTTTGCTATTAATTACAGATAAAAAGATCAGCGCTATCTCTGATTTAGTACCTGTACTAGAAGCTGTTCAAAAGGAATCAACACCACTAGTAATCTTGGCAGAAGAAGTTGAGGGGGAAGCATTAGCAACCCTTGTAGTAAATAAAAATCGTGGAGTTCTAAAGGTTGCAGCTGTCAGGGCTCCATCATTTGGCGAAAGGCGTAAAGCAGCTTTGTCAGATATTGCTGTCCTAACTGGTGGGACATTAATCAGTGAAGACAGAGCAATGAGTCTTGAGAAAGTCTCACTATCTGACCTTGGTAAAGCAAGAAAAATAACTATCAGAAAAGATAAAACTACGATTGTAACAAACAACGAAAATATCAAATCTGTAAAAGAACGCGTGGAATCAATTAAACGGGAACTTGAATCAACAGACTCAGAATATGACAGAGAAAAACTAAGTGAAAGAATAGCCAAATTAGCTGGTGGAGTTGCTGTGATTAAAGTTGGTGCACCAACAGAAACAGAACTCAAAAATCGCAAGCTAAGGATTGAGGATGCGCTAAATGCAACTCGTGCAGCCGTTGAAGAAGGAATCGTTCCAGGAGGAGGGACAACACTTCTTCAAATAAGCCAAAAGCTTAATGATCTAAGAAAGAAGTTAATTGGTGATGAGCGAACTGGCGTGGAAATAGTTCAAAGAGCTCTTAATGCACCTGTCAGGCAAATAGCAATTAACTCTGGAGAGAATGGTGACGTTGTTGTTTCTGAAATAAAAAGACTTGGGAAAGGGTTTAATGCACTAAATGGATCCTATGAAGACCTTCTAAAGGCTGGCATCATTGACGCATCAAAAGTAATTCGTCTGGCGCTTCAAGATGCAATATCTATAGCCTCATTATTAATTACAACAGAAGTGGTAATTGCTGACAAGCCAGAACCTCCCGCGCCTGCCGGTCCAGAAGGTGGTGCAGATCCTATGGGTGGAATGGGTGGAATGGGTGGAATGGGAATGCCTGGAATGGGTGGAATGGGTGGAATGGGTGGAATGGGTGGAATGGGTGGAATGGGAATGCCTGGAATGATGTAA
- the fabG gene encoding 3-oxoacyl-[acyl-carrier-protein] reductase, which yields MTSSEMVPSETALVTGASRGIGRAIAISLAEAGLEVAVNYSNSAHEAEKVVKEIIASGGNAYAIQANVSEEQEVERLISTVLERSGKIDVLVNNAGITRDGLMMRMKINDWKKVIDLNLGGVFLCTRAVSRPMIKQKKGRVINITSVVGLMGNAGQANYSASKAGVLGLTKSSAKEFASRGITVNAVAPGFISTDMTKGLAADEILKSIPLGKFGTPEHVASIVKFLATDPGAEYITGQVIQVDGGMLMN from the coding sequence ATGACGTCATCTGAAATGGTCCCTAGTGAGACAGCGCTCGTAACCGGAGCAAGCAGAGGCATTGGGAGAGCCATAGCAATCTCTCTTGCTGAAGCAGGTTTAGAAGTTGCTGTGAATTACAGCAACTCTGCCCATGAAGCCGAGAAAGTTGTCAAAGAAATAATTGCATCAGGAGGTAATGCTTATGCAATTCAAGCCAACGTTTCGGAAGAACAGGAAGTTGAGCGCCTAATTAGTACTGTTTTGGAAAGAAGTGGGAAAATTGATGTACTGGTAAACAACGCAGGAATTACTCGGGATGGACTAATGATGAGGATGAAAATAAATGATTGGAAAAAAGTAATTGATCTAAATCTTGGCGGAGTTTTCCTTTGCACTAGAGCAGTCTCTAGACCCATGATTAAACAAAAGAAAGGTCGTGTAATCAACATCACTTCGGTAGTAGGGCTAATGGGAAATGCTGGGCAAGCAAATTATTCAGCCTCCAAAGCTGGCGTATTAGGTTTAACTAAGAGTTCTGCAAAAGAATTCGCTAGCCGCGGTATTACTGTTAACGCAGTTGCGCCGGGTTTCATATCAACTGATATGACCAAAGGGCTAGCAGCTGATGAAATACTTAAATCAATTCCCCTTGGCAAGTTTGGGACACCTGAGCATGTAGCAAGTATAGTGAAATTCTTAGCAACTGACCCTGGAGCTGAATACATCACAGGGCAAGTGATTCAGGTTGATGGTGGAATGCTAATGAACTAA
- a CDS encoding potassium channel protein translates to MKERWPNSKGSILKGLRLRGLAKPWLGPLIALSILLLLGAFGYRITEGWDWGDSLWMVLITISTIGYGEVAPLSAAGRLVTVLVIGGGLIVVQLTIKRVLDLTASGYFRQMRELRFRRIMRRMHDHVILCGYGRIGQEIADQLLKENVPTLVVEIDPTSKSTAEERGLMALEGDATLDETLLQAGLDRCRSLIAALPNDAANLYVILSAKGLRQECRLIARADTEEASAKLKLAGADVVVSPYVTAGRTIAATALRPLAVDFMDLLAGSGCEIEEFLLTSDPNEFQKLQNKSLSEVQLGRQSGAMVLAIRDGANLVTNPGGNMKLSPGQVLVVLGSKQQLAKLRGILGKTLCNVETMSS, encoded by the coding sequence ATGAAAGAAAGATGGCCTAATTCAAAAGGGAGCATCCTTAAAGGGTTAAGGCTTCGTGGTCTTGCAAAACCTTGGTTAGGACCTCTTATTGCACTCAGCATTTTGCTGTTACTAGGTGCCTTTGGGTATCGAATAACAGAAGGGTGGGACTGGGGAGACTCTCTCTGGATGGTACTCATCACAATAAGCACAATTGGTTATGGAGAAGTTGCGCCATTATCTGCAGCCGGCAGGTTAGTGACTGTTTTAGTGATCGGCGGAGGTTTAATTGTTGTTCAGCTAACAATCAAAAGAGTTCTAGACCTAACAGCATCAGGCTATTTCCGTCAGATGCGGGAATTGAGATTTCGCCGGATAATGAGACGTATGCATGACCATGTAATTCTCTGCGGATATGGCCGAATTGGCCAAGAAATTGCAGACCAACTTCTCAAAGAAAATGTCCCGACTCTAGTTGTAGAAATAGATCCAACGTCAAAATCAACGGCCGAAGAACGCGGATTAATGGCTTTAGAAGGTGATGCAACTCTTGATGAGACATTGCTACAAGCAGGGTTGGATCGCTGCAGAAGCCTAATCGCAGCATTACCTAATGATGCGGCAAATTTGTATGTCATCCTCAGTGCAAAAGGATTGAGACAAGAATGTCGCCTTATCGCTAGAGCAGATACTGAAGAAGCCTCTGCAAAGTTAAAACTTGCAGGTGCAGATGTTGTAGTTAGTCCTTATGTCACTGCTGGAAGAACAATTGCGGCTACTGCACTTCGCCCATTGGCCGTAGATTTCATGGATTTACTAGCCGGTTCCGGTTGCGAGATAGAGGAATTCCTTCTAACGAGCGATCCGAATGAATTTCAAAAACTTCAAAATAAAAGCCTTTCGGAAGTTCAACTAGGGCGTCAAAGCGGCGCAATGGTTTTAGCTATTCGAGACGGAGCAAATCTAGTCACGAACCCTGGCGGAAACATGAAACTTTCCCCTGGACAAGTTCTTGTGGTTCTGGGGAGCAAACAACAACTGGCCAAGCTAAGAGGAATACTTGGGAAAACACTTTGCAACGTAGAAACCATGTCTAGCTAA